In the Scomber japonicus isolate fScoJap1 chromosome 18, fScoJap1.pri, whole genome shotgun sequence genome, one interval contains:
- the LOC128378603 gene encoding pentraxin fusion protein-like, producing MRFSCVLFLIAISMALAVSVPIKTLVFPRATNTDHVELTPLKPLNMRAFTLCMRVATELPVNREIILFAYRTPDVDELNLWRLNDGRLSLHLRTSSIPDSANFYVPQLGALETHLCVTWDSSTGATAFFMDGRKSLTKIYKPGQSVRPGGKVVLGQDFDSYDGHFDTSQSFVGEMSDVNLWDSVLSDSTIQDLSSGMRVPRGNVLDWETTQLRIRGGAKVVNREL from the exons ATGCGATTCTCATGTGTTCTGTTTCTCATTGCCATCTCCATGGCGTTGGCAG tGAGTGTTCCCATCAAGACCTTGGTATTCCCCAGAGCAACAAATACTGATCATGTTGAGTTGACTCCTCTTAAACCTCTGAACATGAGGGCGTTCACTCTGTGCATGCGTGTTGCCACAGAGCTCCCTGTCAACCGGGAGATCATCCTCTTTGCCTATCGGACACCAGACGTTGATGAGCTGAATTTGTGGCGTTTAAACGACGGCAG attgTCCTTGCACCTGCGTACATCGTCAATTCCAGATTCTGCTAACTTCTACGTCCCTCAGCTTGGTGCCCTTGAGACCCACCTGTGTGTCACCTGGGACTCCAGTACAGGTGCTACTGCCTTCTtcatggatggaaggaaaagccTGACTAAAATTTATAAGCCAGGTCAATCAGTGCGTCCTGGAGGCAAGGTTGTCCTCGGACAAGATTTTGACAGTTATGACGGTCATTTTGATACCAGCCAGAGTTTTGTTGGTGAAATGAGTGATGTCAATTTGTGGgactctgtcctctcagacAGCACCATCCAAGACTTGTCCTCTGGGATGAGAGTGCCAAGAGGAAATGTTTTGGACTGGGAAACTACACAGCTTCGTATTCGTGGGGGGGCGAAGGTTGTTAATCGTGAACTGTAG
- the LOC128379336 gene encoding pentraxin fusion protein-like, which translates to MSKNQQSETFYNEFVCLVNILLHTQKQVCLDKMRFSCVLFLIAISMALAVSVPIKTVVFPRATHTDYVELTPLKPLNLRAFTLCMRVGTELPVNRDIILFAYRTPDVDELNLWRNSDGSVGLYLRTSSYSEAVNFHVPQLGALETHLCVTWDSSTGATALFMNGRKSLTKIYKQGHSVHSGGKVVLGQDFDSYAGDFDARQSFVGEMSDVNLWDSVLSDSTIQDLSSGMRVPRGNVLDWEAAKLKIHGGARVINREL; encoded by the exons ATGTCAAAGAATCAACAATCAGAGACTTTCTATAATGAGTTTGTGTGCCTCGTGAACATCCTGCTTCACACCCAGAAGCAG gttTGCTTGGACAAAATGCGATTCTCATGTGTTCTGTTTCTCATTGCCATCTCCATGGCGTTGGCAG tGAGTGTTCCCATCAAGACCGTGGTATTCCCCAGAGCAACACATACTGATTATGTTGAGTTGACTCCTCTCAAACCTCTGAACTTGAGGGCGTTCACTCTGTGCATGCGTGTTGGCACAGAGCTCCCTGTCAACCGTGATATCATCCTCTTTGCCTATCGGACACCAGACGTTGATGAGCTGAATTTGTGGCGTAATAGTGACGGCAG tgtgggCTTGTACCTGCGTACATCATCATATTCAGAGGCTGTTAACTTCCACGTCCCTCAGCTTGGTGCCCTTGAGACCCACCTGTGTGTCACCTGGGACTCCAGTACAGGTGCTACTGCCCTCTTCATGAATGGAAGGAAAAGCCTGACTAAAATCTACAAGCAGGGTCACTCAGTGCATTCTGGAGGCAAGGTTGTCCTCGGACAAGATTTTGACAGTTATGCGGGTGATTTTGATGCCAGACAGAGTTTTGTTGGTGAGATGAGTGATGTCAATTTGTGGgactctgtcctctcagacAGCACCATCCAAGACTTGTCCTCTGGGATGAGAGTGCCAAGAGGAAATGTTTTGGACTGGGAAGCTGCAAAACTTAAAATTCATGGGGGGGCGAGGGTTATTAATCGTGAACTGTAG
- the mpv17l gene encoding mpv17-like protein, whose translation MRRAVLKEAAKRFPWLANVTLYGCLFAGGDLVHQLMAQKERMDWKHTRNVAIVAISFHGNFNYFWLRALERRFPGKSAGMVFRKLLLDQSFASPLGTSVFYTGVSFLEDKEDIFEDWREKFFNTWKTGLMYWPFMQFLNFVLMPLHMRTAFMGCCAFLWATFLCFSRHSGDGTAGVALAFVMDPRKTLEEMREARLARKKRRIQREN comes from the exons ATGAGGAGAGCGGTGCTGAAAGAAGCCGCCAAACGTTTCCCCTGGCTGGCCAATGTCACTTTGTACGGGTGCTTATTCGCCGGCGGTGACCTGGTGCACCAGCTCATGGCTCAGAAGGAGCGTATGGACTGGAAACACACCCGCAATGTGGCCATCGTGGCAATCAGTTTCCATGGAAACTTTAATTACTTCTGGCTGCGGGCCCTGGAGAGACGTTTTCCTGGAAAGTCCGCAGGGATGGTGTTCCGCAAACTCCTCCTGGACCAAAGCTTTGCGTCGCCTTTGGGCACCAGTGTCTTCTACACGG GCGTGAGCTTCTTGGAGGATAAAGAAGATATATTTGAAGACTGGAGGGAGAAGTTCTTCAACACCTGGAAG ACTGGACTCATGTACTGGCCGTTCATGCAG TTTCTCAACTTTGTTCTGATGCCGCTGCACATGCGAACAGCCTTCATGGGCTGCTGCGCCTTCCTCTGGGCCACCTTCCTGTGCTTCTCACGGCATAGTGGTGACGGCACCGCCGGCGTGGCTCTGGCCTTCGTCATGGACCCCCGTAAGACTCTGGAGGAGATGCGAGAGGCCCGGTTGGCCCGAAAAAAGCGAAGGATCCAGAGGGAAAACTGA